The Toxorhynchites rutilus septentrionalis strain SRP chromosome 1, ASM2978413v1, whole genome shotgun sequence genome contains the following window.
GGAGCGGAAATTCTTTTGAAAAGATTTGCAAAGTGTGCAGGTAAGAAGATCAACAAAAGCACAAATTTAACTATTTTGAGCACAGACAACGGGGTGCTGCAGATGAACACTGTCCCCTTTGCACTGGATCCAGACGACCGAGACCCCAACGGGAAAGAACCCATTCCTGGAGCAGCTTTCATGAAATTGAAACAGACTTTACGACAGAAGATGGAACAGACTAGGCGTGAATCTCTGCGGCAGCGTCAAGAGGAGATTAAGAAATTGGATGAGAACGAGGACGAAGTAGAGCAGGAGGAGATATTGGACAGTGACGATGAGATCGAGGATGAAATGGAAGAAGAGGATCAACCGGAAAAGAATGATGACGGAAAGGAACTTCTCCAAGACGAGGCCGAGGAAATCGATGACGGGGAAGATGAAGCGGAGCAAAACATTGAAACGGAAATGAACTCTAGTGATAGTAGTAGCGATGAGGACGTTGCAAATGAACCACCTGTCGATGGGGTGAAGAAAAAAAGTAGAATCCTAGCGGCGTTTGACGATTCTGAcgaagaaataaacaaaaatgatgAAGCGGCAGATACCGTAGAACTTCTTTCAGGATtaggtaatattttttttgttttcccagcaaaaaaaaaaaacaacaaaattatcaTTTCAGGCACCCAAAAATTGACCCAGACGGATCGGAACAATCAAGAATCGGAAGGTGGCATCAGTTTACTCTGGAAAGATTCTACAGAACTAACGACGGCAACTCAAGCCGACGATGATCTTCTGGCGCTATGCAGTGGTCGTTTTGGAAGTACTCAAGCTGCACCGGAGATTGAGCAGGATACGGTGGCCGATAGCCAACAATCAGATGTAGCACTTCTtacgaacaaaaataaaactcCCAACCACAATACTCTCTTCGCACAAAACAATGACCATCCAACAGATGAAAATGAATTGCTAGCTTTGTGCTCTGGAAAATTTATTACACAACGAGAGACCGAAACGGAACAGAATTGTGAAATTCAACCGGATTTACTGACAAAGAGGAAAATGATTATAGCATCTTCAGACGAGGAAGAATTGGAGAATCGGGAGAGAACGAGATCGAAGAAGAAAAAATGGAAGCGAAAGAACGTCAATATATCAGATGACGAGGAAAATCCATCCGAGACAGAGGAAGGTGAAAACAGCGATGTAACAGATGATGAAGAGCCGGAGGAGCCAGAAGCAGAACATTTCGTCGATTATGATTCGGAAGAAAACGAAATCGATGTGGTGATGACTAAAACGGATAAGCAGAAGGTGGCTACCACTTTCCTCGAGAATGAAGCCGAACTGTCCGAGTCGGAATGGGGCAGTGCAGACGAGGACGAAAAAGATCTCGACCGGTACGACATTGAACTTGGAGACGAAGAAAAGTTTGACCAGGGGCAGCTTCAGCAGGAACTGGAACGTATCCACATGCGTCGTTTGTTGGAACAGGATAAAAAGGAGGTGAAAACGTTGCAAGATATGTTCTTCGAGGACGAGGAAAAGGATGGAGTTGGTCGGGAGAGACAGTTTCGCTGGCGGAATGTTGAAACTACCTTCGCGCTCGATTATGACAAGGAGCCGGGTGAAGAAAATGGGAAGGGGGAGGATGGGAGTGATGgagaaaacgaaatgaaatggcGTAAGATGCGCCACGAACGAGAGCAAGTGTTAAAGGAGAAAAAAGTAGACCTCGATGCAGTTAATTTGTCCACGACGCTGCTAGACAAAACTATGGAAGAAGATGAGAATAATTCCAGCGTCACTAATACGTCATCGCTGATAGCGCGGAAGAGAATAACAGTCGTGAGGTCGAAAAAATGTACGGAAATTAACACCCCCAAAGATTCTCCATTTCTGATTACTAAATCAACCGTCTCACAGGTATGTAGTGTCGGTCTTTGAAGTGACTTgcttttcttttttcaatttaaaatcaTTGACCTAACTGACTCAATCACGTATTTGCTTTCCTATGTGTCTCAATTCCCAATTTCAATGAGTTTTACTGTGATTAAGCATCACGCCGCAAATAACACATTTTAAATGAGAGCAAAAAAGTGTAAGATAACACGTACAACTTCTTACAGAACATAATTTATTAGCCAAAAGTACAACGCTTAATATCGAAATAAATATTCGTCTCATCTAATGAATTTTCCTTAGTTACAACCGCTAGTTTGATTCTTACAGCAGGATTGTGCAATAAACTCAATCAGGGTTCTCGTAGGTCTACCTGCCATGCCCCTCCGAATGTACGGATAATCTTCTCCCTTGGTCGTCATGACATTATACGCGTCAATGTGCATCCACTGCCCACACGGCAAAAACTCTCTCAAGAACGCCGCTGCTTTGCAGGACTCACCCCCGGCTCCTTTGCCAACATTTTGCACATCCACGTGTTCGACGGAACACATTTGCTGAGTAAAGTAATCCCACAGAGGTAATCTCCATACGCGATCTCCCGTATGTATTCCGGCATTCTTGATTCGCTGCCACAACTCCTCGGAGTTGGTGAAAACAGCCGAACAGACCTGACCAAACGATTCCAACACGTGATCCGAGAGCGTCGAAACGTCTACAATGTATTTGGGGCCAAAGCTTTCCGCATACAGCAGCGCATCGACCAGAACCAACGGTCCTTCGTAGTCAGTGTCGACAACTTCTatactttttccatttttcacagGCACAATGTCGCCAGGCTTCATGGCATTGCAGCCAATCATGTGCTCACAAAGCGGAATTAGCGCTCGAATGTTCACAGGAAGTTTCAATGCAGCGATAGCCCGACAAGTCGCGACTACACATGCAGCCCCAGCCATATCTCCTCGCATATCACGCAAGGCGTGCAGTTTTTTGGCGCAAATGCCACCACTGTCATAAGTATTTCCTTGGCCAATCAGAACTACCGGACGTTCCTCCAATTTCGTGCCATAATAGCTAAGTTCCAGAAAAATTGGTGGTTCGCAGGATCCCTTCGCAACTGTAAGATACGACGACATTCCTTGGCTCTCGGCCCAGCTCCTAACCTTCACTTCAACATTCACCCCGGAATTGCACAAGATTTGCACCACATTTTGTGCGAAAGTCGTCGGAGTCATGTGATTGGCCGGTGCCTCCTGTAAATGTCTGGCCAGATTCTGAGCTTCCGCCTTAGCCAGCCCAATTCTCCAACCATTGGAGTCGCAGGGGAGCGCAGGTTCATAGTACAGCTGCAGCTGAGGAATGAATATTCGCCTATCAGGACTCCGCATTTCTTGATTTACCCACATCGACATATGCGCTCCCTCGGCGGCTGATTCTGCGTGGCCAAAATCCTCCACATATATTCGGCTAGTCTGGAGCTTCTGCAACTCTTTGCAACCCGTAGCGGCTGCTATTCTTACAGCCTCCTTAGAGACATCCAATTTTTCCGCTGAATCGTAGCCAAGACATTCAGTACCAAGTCCACAGACTGCAACTGCAGAATAGGTCGGTTCTAAATTGAAGAAAAGCCTAGTCTCACCACGCTTCGGCATCGGGCCAGCAATTCGAAGCAGATCCATTAGTGCTCCGTTGGTGTAGCTCTtggaggaaaataaaacgacatTTTCGAGTTTCCGTTAGTTACGTGCCTTAACCTTACCTCGTTGTATTTGGCCGCATTCGGAGTTAACATGCCATTGTCGAATGGGTCTTTCTCGTCGGCATAGATTCCCAATACTAAACCGCGGGATGGCGGATTTGAGCATTTTTCCGTTCCGACAATCGTCTGGTGTATGCTACGCCGCCAGATGGTGATCGCTAGCTGGCCGAACATATGACTATTTCGATACCACAACCATTGCGTTTTGCGCAAACAATGGATGTACATAATTAAAAATTTCCTTTAGAAACTAACTTTTCCCTAATGAGTGCAAAATTCTAGAATATTCGATAATTTCCTCTGGAGGAAATTTTGACTGCTTGTAGCAAAGGACTTGATGGTAATGCAATTTTTTCAGATAAGTGAAAAAGCAATGTTTGCTTGGTTTTTGACCTGCTTCTTAacaaatacttttttcaaatctGAGGAGTGCATTAAAACACACCGGAGAACAAACCGGGAGAAGAGGAGTCATTATTACATGGAAAATGTGTATAAAAGAATT
Protein-coding sequences here:
- the LOC129762673 gene encoding claspin, with amino-acid sequence MNEVEDTTSSQITDPYEVRNSELGSNIGSQYDSDSELLANDKLRLDDSDEDDEKPNDGNVSSTLKYGHSEKAEEKRDAIVNSESEDDNSEHSTKLKRKKITQLIDSESEEEQPDGNDKSANPTQKKVSPIMDGDSEVDDSAEERLQKQNQEINALGDQIEQSMNRLKTLVDSDSVTPDGEPDSDVKTRKKKKLKTKKERTNAKKNTNSNDLLASLNLDLSDEETRTNGSNDDDTGDENNASGNETKKKRKTSKEASEEKPQRMSAKTAMEQMKIIQSESQRMAREASVAVPYHRPKQHTLQEFLNRRTVFKYSLSPAGGMAEGRKKVAAAIKMNPEELAEYARKLEEREKEAKEFFKSESDEDEKGEIVVDPEGATETSVNPHSEITPEVVPESPMEIDTNLNKCEKESEEPKLCEKNTEFALSLRVSDTEEDPLDAMVNKTHDNIEQILASQPDDTDKQSSSLSCPIDYDIFSKPSKLAQKKAELLLDETIPIVPKLKGSPDSFIDLDCKQPKQSGAEILLKRFAKCAGKKINKSTNLTILSTDNGVLQMNTVPFALDPDDRDPNGKEPIPGAAFMKLKQTLRQKMEQTRRESLRQRQEEIKKLDENEDEVEQEEILDSDDEIEDEMEEEDQPEKNDDGKELLQDEAEEIDDGEDEAEQNIETEMNSSDSSSDEDVANEPPVDGVKKKSRILAAFDDSDEEINKNDEAADTVELLSGLGTQKLTQTDRNNQESEGGISLLWKDSTELTTATQADDDLLALCSGRFGSTQAAPEIEQDTVADSQQSDVALLTNKNKTPNHNTLFAQNNDHPTDENELLALCSGKFITQRETETEQNCEIQPDLLTKRKMIIASSDEEELENRERTRSKKKKWKRKNVNISDDEENPSETEEGENSDVTDDEEPEEPEAEHFVDYDSEENEIDVVMTKTDKQKVATTFLENEAELSESEWGSADEDEKDLDRYDIELGDEEKFDQGQLQQELERIHMRRLLEQDKKEVKTLQDMFFEDEEKDGVGRERQFRWRNVETTFALDYDKEPGEENGKGEDGSDGENEMKWRKMRHEREQVLKEKKVDLDAVNLSTTLLDKTMEEDENNSSVTNTSSLIARKRITVVRSKKCTEINTPKDSPFLITKSTVSQGYKASFLSRDSDTLNKLASMVKINPDTEGTTTVVAGKGRNFVFATVSPAVDKVGGGTKRSLDTDADDPMRSAKKARKATKHNKNRKILLLDQLI
- the LOC129762674 gene encoding cytosol aminopeptidase-like; this translates as MYIHCLRKTQWLWYRNSHMFGQLAITIWRRSIHQTIVGTEKCSNPPSRGLVLGIYADEKDPFDNGMLTPNAAKYNESYTNGALMDLLRIAGPMPKRGETRLFFNLEPTYSAVAVCGLGTECLGYDSAEKLDVSKEAVRIAAATGCKELQKLQTSRIYVEDFGHAESAAEGAHMSMWVNQEMRSPDRRIFIPQLQLYYEPALPCDSNGWRIGLAKAEAQNLARHLQEAPANHMTPTTFAQNVVQILCNSGVNVEVKVRSWAESQGMSSYLTVAKGSCEPPIFLELSYYGTKLEERPVVLIGQGNTYDSGGICAKKLHALRDMRGDMAGAACVVATCRAIAALKLPVNIRALIPLCEHMIGCNAMKPGDIVPVKNGKSIEVVDTDYEGPLVLVDALLYAESFGPKYIVDVSTLSDHVLESFGQVCSAVFTNSEELWQRIKNAGIHTGDRVWRLPLWDYFTQQMCSVEHVDVQNVGKGAGGESCKAAAFLREFLPCGQWMHIDAYNVMTTKGEDYPYIRRGMAGRPTRTLIEFIAQSCCKNQTSGCN